In the Parashewanella tropica genome, AATAAGGCCATTGACCCGTAGTTAAATGGGGTTGCGAGAATAGCGAGTGAAAGCATTCCAAAAATCGGAAAATGGACGTGCTCTGCTTTACATCGGTAGGCTTGGAAATAGACGAATATAAATATAACGACAATAGCAAGGCTAATGATAGTGTCAGACAGTCCTCTTTGATTGATAAACATCGGAATAAAATAAAAGACCAGATTACACAGATATAGCCACGCAAATTTGTCTTTGGTCTTTTCAGTGTTGAGGAAATTCATTTTTATCATGCCGAGTTCCGTTCTAAGGGCTATTTTTAGTTTGAGCTGAGCTTTAAGCCAATAATGCCAACGACGATAAGTAAAATACAGATAACACGAGTCATCGAAATACTCTCGTTAAATAAGATGATCCCCGCTATTGTGATCCCAACGGCGCCAAAGCCCGTCCACACTGCATAGGCATTTCCCATGGGGATGGTTTTTAAGGCGTAAGAAAGGCAAGCAAAGCTTATCCATGCGGAAACAAAAAAGCTGACACTTGGCCACAGTTTGGTAAATCCCTCTGAGTATTTTAATGAGATTGCCCAAACCACCTCCATTATTGCAGCGAATACTAATACTATCCAAGCCATTATTTTTCCTTATTATTTCTAATACAAGAATTAAAGATATGGTCAATAAATTCAGATAGGAGTAATTGTGTGATAAACCAACCGTCCGTGACAGGAAGTCACGGCCGTCAGCACATGGATGTGCGTTTCTGTTGGTGTTCACATGATTACTCCTTATCCATGTTCAAGATGAAGCGTGTTGTAATGAACTGAAGAGGAAAATGCCGCTCATTATTGATTTTGGCTTAACAGAAATTTAGCCCAACTGTAATTAGGATTTACGCTGATGGCTTGTTTCCAGTCGGCAATCGCTTGGCGCTGCTGATTTTCTTGTTGTTTTGCCAGTCCACGCCATGTATAGGTTTCGGCTTTACCCCAACAAATGTCAGTACAGTCATCACTGTATAAGCTTAAGGCTTTATCAGCGAATTTGATGGTATTTTCCATACTGCCGCCAAACATGGCTGGTGTGTTATAAGCACTGATGGCTTTCACTAAATAGACTCTTGGGTTTGTGGCATCCAGTGATTCTGCGGTTTTAATTGCTTGCGCTGATTTACGACCTAGTGTCATTCCCTCCATTGGATCAACGGCAATTTGCATTCCATAAACTGCTGAAAGTAGCGCGTAGTTTTCTGAATCACTTTCACTCTCATTCAATTGCTCTAGTGTTTGCGCTGCTGTTTTTAGTGACGACTTGGCAATACTTCGCTGCCCTGAAATATTCGCTAAAATCGCGATACGATAATGGGCATAAGCTTTGGCGTAACCGGTTGAGTTTTTAGCAAGCTCAGATAATTCCGCTCTGCTTTTACTGTTTGACGCAATATCAATTTGTGAGATTGTATGATCAGACTCTAACGCCAATGCTGATGAAGATAAAAGTACGCTCGTAGCAAGCAGTAAAGTTTTCATGAGTTGTTTCCTTACGGTTAATGTCGAGTACGGAAACAATTATTAAAGATGGGAGTAAAAAAGGGCAGGCACAAAGGTCATCAAAACAAGATGACAAATGTCATTAGTTGATGGCTCGTATAATACAAGCCATCAAAAGAGATGCTTTTAAATCAAGGCTTCACTGACAATATAAGACATGTAAGCAAGGTAAATAATAAGTAACACCACGCCTTCCATGCGACTGATGATTTTTCCAGTGTAGGCAAAAGGTAGCATTAGCAGTGATAGGCCTAGCATAGTGCTAAAATCAACCACTTCTAAACCATCTGCTGAGATTGGATGGATTATGGCTGTAATGCCTAATACCGCCAAAATGTTAAAAAGGTTAGAGCCGACAACGCCACCAAGGGCGATATCACTCTCGCCTTTTCTTGCTGCGACTACAGAGGTGGCTAACTCAGGCATACTGGTACCAATCGCGACCACAGTGAGTCCTATGATGATTTCAGAGATTCCAAATTGGCGAGCTAAATCAACAGCACCATCAACGAATATTATGCCACCACCAATTAACATCACTAGACCAAGGATGATCAGGATTGCTGATATGGCTGGCGTGTAATTACCGTCAGGGAGCTCTTCAACATCCCCCGTCTTTTTAGCATCATAATAGCCATATACCAAATAGCAAATCAGGACTAAAGTAAGCGTTATACCATCGGCAATATCGAGTTCACCATCCAGTAATAACCCTCCAAATAATAACGTGACCGCAATCATTAAAGGAATGTCGCGTTTTACGATTTGAGATTGCACTTTTATCGGTCTAATGATGGCTGTAATGGCTAGAATCAAACCTATATTGGCAATGTTCGATCCAATAACGTTGCCCAGTGCGATACCTGAACTGCCAGCGAGCGCCGATTTTAAGCTCACGGCTAATTCAGGTGCACTAGTACCAAAGGCGACAATAGTTAGACCAATAATAAGAGGGGTAACGCCTAGGCGAAGCGCAAGTGCACTTGCTCCTCGAACGAGAGCTTCTGCACCTAAGGTGAGGATAAGGAATCCACCTACGATAGAAAGAAAAATAAGCATGAGTTGTGTAGTTGTGACCGATAAATTGTAGTGCGCTTAGGATACGCATTTTTCTCTGAGATTGACACAATATGTCAGTATTAAGTTATCAATCGTTACAACAGGCAAGGCGTGATGCCTTACCTGTCTAATGTTATTGAAAAAGGGACTCTTGGCTGTTGGCGTCGATGAAGATATTCTCGTCATCGTTATTGCCATTCACATATTCAGTGGGTTCAGTGCCTTTAATGAAATATTCAAACCGAGTCGTATAATCGGTTTTATGGGTTAATTTACCTGTCTTGAGATCGATTCGAACGGAAATAATGTTTTCAGGAGGAGGATCTGTAACTTCAGGTGTGCCTTTTAACGCATCACGCATAAATGCATTCCATGCCGGTCCTGCCGTTTTCGCTCCTGATTCAGCGCCAGAGATCTGCCCTTGGCCAGCATTGGCATTCCAAGCAGTACGTCCTAATTCTCTTGAATGATCATCAAAACCGACCCAAACGGTCGTAACCAAATTAGGATTAAATCCACTGAACCAAGTATCTTTGGATTCGTTGGTTGTTCCTGTTTTCCCAGCGATATCACGACGATTAACGACTCTTTGGGCACGCCAAGCTGTACCATTCCAGCCGTTGCCTTTACTCCAGTTACCTCCACCCCAAATGGTGCTTTTAAGGGCTTGACGGATCAAAAAGGCGGTTTGCTCACTAATCACTTTTTCAGCATAACGATGTGGTTTGCTGGTATCGCATTTACCAACGCTATCCGATTCTGATTTGTATTCAATTCCCTGTTCAGCGGACAGCGCCGCTAAGGTTGCTTCCCATTGAGCATCGGTTTCATTTTTTTCGATAGGCTCACAAGCCAGTGTAGGATGGGCTTGATGTATAACAGTATTGTCAGAATCCTTTATTTCACTAATAAAGTAGGGTTCGACTAAGTATCCGCCATTGGCAAATACACTAAAAGCACGAACTACTTGCATCGGGGTTACTGCTGGTGAACCTAAGGCAATGGATTCGTTTTTAGGTAGTTCATCTGGCGTAAAACCAAAATCCATAAGGCGATTTCGAGTAGCTGTAAGTCCTGCCATGCGTAAGGCTCTTACCGCCATTACGTTGATTGATTTCGCTAATCCTACTCGTAATCTAGTGGGGCCACCGTATACATCAGG is a window encoding:
- a CDS encoding DMT family transporter — protein: MAWIVLVFAAIMEVVWAISLKYSEGFTKLWPSVSFFVSAWISFACLSYALKTIPMGNAYAVWTGFGAVGITIAGIILFNESISMTRVICILLIVVGIIGLKLSSN
- a CDS encoding tetratricopeptide repeat protein, which gives rise to MKTLLLATSVLLSSSALALESDHTISQIDIASNSKSRAELSELAKNSTGYAKAYAHYRIAILANISGQRSIAKSSLKTAAQTLEQLNESESDSENYALLSAVYGMQIAVDPMEGMTLGRKSAQAIKTAESLDATNPRVYLVKAISAYNTPAMFGGSMENTIKFADKALSLYSDDCTDICWGKAETYTWRGLAKQQENQQRQAIADWKQAISVNPNYSWAKFLLSQNQ
- a CDS encoding calcium/sodium antiporter yields the protein MLIFLSIVGGFLILTLGAEALVRGASALALRLGVTPLIIGLTIVAFGTSAPELAVSLKSALAGSSGIALGNVIGSNIANIGLILAITAIIRPIKVQSQIVKRDIPLMIAVTLLFGGLLLDGELDIADGITLTLVLICYLVYGYYDAKKTGDVEELPDGNYTPAISAILIILGLVMLIGGGIIFVDGAVDLARQFGISEIIIGLTVVAIGTSMPELATSVVAARKGESDIALGGVVGSNLFNILAVLGITAIIHPISADGLEVVDFSTMLGLSLLMLPFAYTGKIISRMEGVVLLIIYLAYMSYIVSEALI